Proteins encoded together in one Gemmatimonas sp. window:
- a CDS encoding ECF-type sigma factor, whose amino-acid sequence MAQVQPELAVNALALDELASVHYGELLRIARRELRRVGEDATLDTRAVLHETFLRLVVQRQTSWTDRPVFMAAAAGMMRRVLIDHLRQRRAVKRGSARAPLTLDEALESGRERDTQLIELSEALDALAQVAPRLARVVECRYFGGMTESETADALEITERTVRRDWVKARGWLHAVLAGPEQVTPCNAR is encoded by the coding sequence ATGGCTCAGGTACAGCCCGAACTGGCGGTCAATGCCCTCGCACTCGACGAGCTGGCCAGCGTGCACTACGGTGAGTTGCTCCGCATTGCGCGTCGCGAACTGCGGCGCGTTGGCGAGGACGCAACGCTCGACACGCGTGCGGTCTTGCACGAAACGTTTCTTCGTCTTGTCGTGCAGCGCCAAACGTCGTGGACCGATCGGCCGGTGTTCATGGCCGCCGCCGCCGGGATGATGCGGCGCGTCCTGATCGATCACTTGCGCCAGCGTCGAGCGGTGAAGCGCGGCAGTGCGCGGGCACCGCTGACACTCGACGAGGCACTCGAAAGTGGGCGCGAGCGCGACACGCAGTTGATAGAGCTGAGCGAGGCGCTCGACGCCCTGGCGCAGGTGGCGCCGCGGTTGGCGCGCGTGGTGGAGTGCCGGTACTTCGGCGGCATGACCGAATCGGAAACGGCCGACGCGCTCGAGATCACCGAGCGCACGGTTCGGCGCGATTGGGTGAAAGCGCGCGGCTGGCTGCATGCCGTGCTCGCCGGCCCTGAGCAGGTCACGCCATGCAACGCACGATGA
- a CDS encoding serine/threonine-protein kinase, which translates to MQRTMTVPQAADEVSLAASSLARLRGDSPARWHHLERIIDLALDAPAEAREAVVHAHSAGDLALRDAALAWLRACTHAATNGRDGRAHAAAMLDVPLTTSVIRRVLEDAVATGAATSSSFGASSPASRESAERTQGAQVGSWRVLREIGRGGMGVVYLAERAECDVGMQVALKFMRHADALDAVSMRRFLDERRILASLSHPAIARLVDVGVDGDTPWLAMDYIAGVPIDVWCKERSLSIEGRIALFCEVVDAVQHAHARLVVHRDLKPANILVTNDGRPTLLDFGIAKLLDAGGIGAGNPGRPVANRTRPGWQPMTPAYASPEQKRGESPSTASDVFALGVLLHELLTGALPDVGVLPSDVATRTLAIDAAQSARLARRLRGDLDTIIVRAIDDEPARRYLTADALAVDLRRHLRGLPVHARRDSRMYRVRRLMARHPLSFTAAALAVVVSAGFTVFTAAQARQLQAQAVVLREQARTLRTERDKAIEVTQFLKHVLSSPDPYQMGAPAPSLRAVLDRGTADMEGRLRDRPEIRAQLYSAIAPAYFGLGDWNRAGDAAAAAVALRRASRSPRNADLAASLVYLANVRLNQSRAVEAEGHAREAVSIIRALPLDQRADSASALNALGAALQKQGRRAAAGEVLSALLQVERSRVPLDMARLAQLERNLAHVQRDDGRYADATVLYARAYEHHVIAFGAGHPESANSAVNLGYAHFLSGHTETALPLLRAGVAAKRRVLGLANPDVANDQLTLARVLVHAGRRVEASRLRAEAESVLVRLARH; encoded by the coding sequence ATGCAACGCACGATGACCGTACCGCAGGCTGCGGACGAGGTCTCGTTGGCCGCCTCGTCGTTGGCACGTCTGCGTGGTGACAGTCCCGCGCGCTGGCATCATCTCGAACGCATCATCGATCTCGCGCTGGATGCACCCGCAGAAGCACGGGAGGCTGTCGTGCATGCGCACAGCGCCGGCGATCTGGCACTACGCGACGCCGCGCTGGCTTGGCTGCGCGCGTGCACGCACGCCGCGACGAATGGCCGCGACGGGCGTGCGCACGCGGCCGCGATGCTCGACGTACCGCTCACGACGTCAGTGATCCGGCGTGTCCTTGAAGACGCCGTCGCGACGGGTGCGGCCACCTCCTCGTCGTTCGGCGCGTCGTCGCCCGCGTCGCGCGAATCGGCCGAGCGAACTCAGGGCGCCCAGGTGGGATCATGGCGCGTGCTGCGCGAGATCGGTCGTGGCGGTATGGGCGTGGTGTATCTGGCCGAGCGCGCCGAGTGCGATGTCGGGATGCAGGTCGCGCTCAAGTTCATGCGCCATGCCGATGCGCTGGACGCCGTAAGTATGCGCCGGTTTCTCGATGAGCGACGCATTCTGGCGTCGCTGTCGCACCCGGCGATTGCACGACTGGTGGATGTCGGCGTGGACGGCGATACGCCGTGGCTGGCCATGGACTATATCGCCGGTGTGCCCATCGATGTCTGGTGCAAGGAAAGGTCGCTCTCGATTGAAGGACGCATCGCGCTGTTCTGCGAAGTCGTCGACGCGGTGCAACATGCGCATGCACGCTTGGTGGTGCATCGTGATCTCAAGCCCGCCAACATTCTCGTCACCAACGATGGGCGTCCCACGCTACTCGATTTCGGCATCGCCAAGCTGCTCGATGCCGGGGGTATCGGCGCGGGCAATCCCGGCCGGCCTGTCGCGAATCGTACGCGTCCGGGCTGGCAGCCCATGACTCCGGCGTATGCCTCACCCGAGCAGAAGCGTGGCGAGTCGCCGTCGACGGCGAGTGATGTCTTCGCGCTCGGCGTGCTGTTGCATGAGTTGCTCACTGGCGCCTTGCCAGACGTCGGCGTGTTACCGTCTGACGTGGCAACGCGCACGTTGGCCATCGATGCGGCGCAATCCGCACGCCTCGCCCGTCGGCTGCGTGGAGACCTCGACACCATCATCGTGCGCGCCATCGACGACGAGCCGGCGCGGCGCTACTTGACCGCGGATGCGCTGGCGGTCGATCTCCGTCGCCACCTGCGTGGACTCCCGGTACATGCGCGACGTGACTCGAGGATGTACCGGGTGCGCAGGTTGATGGCGCGACATCCGCTCTCGTTCACTGCGGCCGCCCTCGCGGTCGTCGTGTCGGCGGGGTTCACCGTGTTCACCGCGGCACAGGCTCGGCAGCTGCAGGCGCAGGCCGTGGTGCTGCGTGAGCAGGCGCGAACGCTTCGCACTGAGCGCGACAAGGCGATCGAAGTGACGCAATTCCTGAAGCACGTGCTTTCAAGTCCCGATCCGTACCAGATGGGCGCACCGGCCCCGTCACTGCGCGCGGTACTCGACCGAGGCACGGCGGACATGGAGGGGCGCCTGCGCGATCGACCGGAAATTCGTGCGCAGCTGTACAGTGCGATCGCGCCCGCCTACTTCGGCTTGGGTGATTGGAACCGGGCGGGCGATGCCGCCGCGGCGGCCGTGGCGTTGAGGCGCGCGAGTCGCTCACCACGAAACGCCGATCTGGCGGCCTCGCTGGTGTACTTGGCCAATGTTCGGTTGAACCAGTCGCGCGCAGTCGAAGCGGAAGGGCATGCGCGCGAAGCGGTGTCGATCATCCGAGCGCTGCCCCTCGACCAGCGGGCCGACTCCGCGTCGGCGCTGAATGCACTCGGTGCGGCACTCCAGAAGCAAGGGCGTCGCGCTGCGGCCGGCGAGGTGTTATCGGCGCTGCTGCAGGTGGAACGGTCGCGCGTCCCGCTCGACATGGCGCGACTTGCGCAACTCGAGCGAAATCTGGCCCACGTGCAGCGCGACGACGGCCGATATGCCGACGCCACCGTGCTCTACGCCCGCGCGTATGAGCATCATGTGATCGCGTTTGGCGCCGGACATCCGGAGAGCGCGAACAGCGCCGTCAACCTGGGCTACGCGCACTTCCTGTCCGGACACACCGAGACGGCGCTGCCGCTCCTCCGCGCGGGGGTGGCGGCCAAACGGCGTGTCCTTGGACTGGCCAACCCAGACGTGGCGAATGATCAACTCACCTTGGCGCGCGTGCTGGTCCACGCCGGGCGTAGGGTCGAGGCCTCCCGCCTGCGTGCGGAGGCGGAGTCGGTGCTGGTGCGGCTCGCGAGGCACTGA
- a CDS encoding TolC family protein, which translates to MQTSSLFPIALAAALLAVLPTSPVRAQSAPLSLGEAIREADHHAFGNRIAAAATAGDRARARLPLRGILPSARLEAGVIRTTDPIGAFGTTLRQRLVTPAAFEPAKLNYPSAVTNALGGLVLEVPLVNGDAWLGLRAARAAVDASKAAGEWAAVSTRADVVRAYYGAILAEAMAGVLAQAQQAADAGVRQVRAMVTQGLVTKADALQASVRASDVAAQLLGARSDALSARQQLALLLGRTGPELPTLPSALPDDAAVVALAVHDSAAANTAVGATDGIGQLRDDVRAAQAGVTAAGADRRRAASTLLPRVNGFARYDWNDTRTVYAGQKNWTVGVMTSWSLFGGNAELADVAVTTARSDAARAGLDAARAQSQLERDDAARRLTLSLQRLTLARDAAEQSREASRLVQKRYDGGLATIAELLAAETSTTGASLAHAAARYAVIDAIATWRRASGGDPAVLTALDSSTTTAR; encoded by the coding sequence ATGCAAACATCATCACTGTTCCCGATCGCGCTGGCGGCGGCCCTGCTGGCCGTCCTGCCGACGTCACCAGTGCGGGCCCAGTCGGCGCCGCTCTCGCTCGGCGAGGCGATCCGCGAGGCCGACCATCACGCGTTCGGCAACCGGATCGCCGCTGCCGCCACGGCCGGCGACCGGGCCCGCGCCCGCCTGCCGCTCAGAGGCATTCTTCCCTCGGCCCGCCTCGAAGCCGGGGTGATCCGCACCACCGACCCCATCGGGGCCTTCGGGACCACGCTGCGTCAGCGGCTGGTCACGCCGGCGGCCTTCGAACCCGCCAAACTCAACTACCCCAGCGCGGTCACCAATGCGCTGGGTGGGTTGGTGCTCGAGGTCCCGCTCGTGAACGGCGACGCCTGGCTAGGTCTTCGCGCGGCGCGAGCGGCGGTGGACGCCAGCAAGGCCGCCGGCGAGTGGGCGGCGGTGTCGACCCGCGCCGACGTGGTGCGTGCCTACTACGGGGCGATTCTAGCCGAGGCCATGGCCGGCGTGCTCGCGCAGGCGCAGCAGGCCGCCGACGCCGGCGTGCGCCAGGTCCGCGCCATGGTCACGCAGGGATTAGTCACCAAGGCCGACGCTTTGCAAGCCAGTGTTCGCGCGTCCGACGTGGCCGCCCAGCTGCTCGGTGCCCGCAGCGACGCGCTGTCGGCACGACAGCAGCTGGCGCTTCTGCTCGGGCGTACGGGACCCGAGCTGCCTACGTTGCCCAGCGCGCTGCCCGATGATGCGGCGGTCGTGGCGCTCGCGGTGCATGACAGCGCCGCGGCCAATACGGCGGTCGGCGCGACGGACGGCATCGGCCAGCTTCGCGATGATGTGCGCGCAGCGCAGGCCGGTGTGACGGCGGCAGGTGCCGACCGACGCCGCGCCGCCAGCACGCTGTTGCCCCGGGTGAATGGCTTCGCCCGTTACGACTGGAACGACACGCGCACGGTGTACGCGGGTCAGAAGAACTGGACCGTGGGTGTCATGACCTCGTGGTCGCTGTTCGGCGGCAACGCCGAATTGGCCGATGTGGCGGTCACCACGGCGCGCTCCGATGCGGCGCGCGCCGGCCTCGATGCCGCCCGCGCGCAGAGCCAACTGGAGCGCGACGACGCGGCGCGGCGCCTCACATTGTCGCTGCAGCGACTCACGTTGGCCCGCGACGCGGCCGAGCAGAGTCGCGAGGCATCCCGCTTGGTCCAGAAGCGCTACGACGGCGGGCTAGCCACCATCGCCGAATTGCTGGCGGCCGAGACATCGACGACCGGCGCCTCGCTCGCCCATGCCGCCGCGCGCTATGCCGTGATCGACGCGATCGCCACGTGGCGGCGCGCCTCCGGTGGCGACCCGGCCGTTCTGACGGCACTCGACTCTTCCACTACGACGGCGCGCTGA
- a CDS encoding DUF1028 domain-containing protein encodes MRSLLFTVRTIALAVGLLAITSPARAQSSGFSTTPSLPWPPVATFSILGYDPATGEVGGAVQSRVFSVGNGVLWAEAGVGAAATQAIVDVSYGPQAIALLRQGVKPADVVKRVWQGDPDPRPVDWTKEGRQFAVIDAQGNVAAYTGPKATDWAGDKQGKFCTAQGNILASAEVVSAMVSAFENTTGHLSLRLMAALEAGQMAGGDKRGMQSAAMLIVKKDGGVWLHNDVVLRLQVDDSPEPIKELRRLVDKAATMRRPR; translated from the coding sequence ATGCGCTCTCTACTATTTACCGTCCGTACCATCGCGCTCGCCGTCGGTCTCCTTGCGATCACGAGCCCTGCCCGCGCCCAATCGTCTGGGTTCTCGACGACGCCGTCACTCCCTTGGCCTCCCGTCGCGACCTTCTCCATCCTCGGCTACGACCCGGCCACCGGTGAAGTCGGCGGCGCCGTGCAGTCGCGCGTGTTCTCCGTTGGCAACGGCGTGCTCTGGGCCGAAGCCGGCGTCGGCGCGGCGGCCACACAGGCCATCGTGGATGTGAGCTACGGTCCGCAGGCCATCGCACTCCTGCGCCAGGGTGTGAAACCGGCCGACGTCGTGAAGCGCGTGTGGCAGGGCGACCCCGATCCGCGGCCGGTAGACTGGACCAAGGAAGGCCGTCAGTTCGCGGTGATCGATGCGCAGGGCAACGTGGCCGCCTACACCGGACCCAAGGCCACCGACTGGGCGGGTGACAAGCAGGGAAAGTTCTGCACCGCGCAGGGCAACATCCTGGCCAGCGCCGAGGTGGTGAGCGCCATGGTGAGCGCGTTCGAGAACACGACGGGGCATCTCTCGTTGCGGCTGATGGCCGCGCTCGAAGCGGGCCAGATGGCCGGCGGTGACAAACGCGGCATGCAGTCGGCCGCGATGCTGATCGTGAAGAAGGATGGCGGGGTGTGGCTGCACAACGACGTCGTACTGCGCCTGCAGGTCGATGATAGTCCGGAGCCGATCAAGGAGCTACGCCGCCTGGTGGACAAGGCGGCGACGATGCGGAGACCGCGCTGA